A single Asterias rubens chromosome 13, eAstRub1.3, whole genome shotgun sequence DNA region contains:
- the LOC117298852 gene encoding sodium/potassium-transporting ATPase subunit beta-1-like isoform X2 yields MFRTIKQSHSIIQRRELVTMAEQIEVSPLEEPEAERPDGEQPKKPLEEGAEPATEQPDDEEPPQTHTEGGAEPAEEQRDEEQPQTPTEGGAEPVDVQPDEEQPKKPLEEGVEPAADQPDGEQPQTPIEGDAEPAAEQSGGEQTNNSTKGDTEPVAEPAAEQPDAGVQPKKPTEGGVAPTAEPAAVRPDGEPPKKPLLTTIREEWHRFHTFVWNSEKKEFIGRTGKSCAQITLFYICFYTCLAGFWAAMFAIFYQTVSLERPKYTSLITPPGLNVMPYSVDGKLIQYGTTEDRARIKEEIQKNVLDVLARDQSTFEDCENLPPVLKIANPPEQRLCHYDASQLGPCATNDSFDTNQPCLYMGLNKLWGWIPENYESGPPVELTEIRNKLKLNGTTEDRIAVTCIKCDRNNSTNCSPLDVYPRDGISFGHYPYVVGTDTAKQARYIRPIVAAKVPLDAVGKEYRVSCRAWAGNLNEVVGGLFDSRVEPARFSIRIMVTE; encoded by the exons ATGTTTAGAACAATCAAGCAGAGTCATTCAATCATTCAAAGAAGAGAATTGGTTACAATGGCCGAGCAAATTGAAGTCTCACCTCTAGAAGAACCAGAAGCAGAACGGCCCGATGGGGAGCAGCCCAAAAAGCCTCTAGAAGAGGGTGCAGAACCGGCAACAGAACAGCCCGATGATGAGGAGCCGCCCCAAACGCATACAGAAGGGGGTGCAGAACCAGCAGAAGAACAGCGCGATGAGGAGCAGCCCCAAACGCCCACAGAAGGAGGTGCAGAACCAGTAGACGTACAACCCGACGAGGAGCAACCCAAAAAGCCTCTAGAAGAGGGTGTAGAACCGGCAGCAGATCAGCCCGATGGGGAGCAGCCCCAAACGCCTATAGAAGGGGATGCAGAACCGGCAGCAGAACAATCCGGTGGGGAGCAGACCAACAATTCTACAAAAGGGGATACAGAACCAGTTGCAGAA CCAGCAGCAGAACAGCCCGATGCTGGAGTGCAGCCCAAAAAGCCTACAGAAGGGGGTGTAGCACCAACAGCAGAACCGGCTGCAGTACGGCCCGATGGGGAGCCGCCCAAAAAGCCTCTTCTCACAACGATCAGAGAAGAGTGGCACAGATTTCATACATTTGTGTGGAATTCTGAAAAGAAGGAGTTTATTGGACGAACTGGCAAGAGCTGTG cGCAGATTACtttgttttacatttgtttCTACACGTGTTTGGCCGGATTCTGGGCAGCTATGTTCGCCATTTTTTACCAGACAGTTTCCCTGGAAAGACCGAAGTACACATCCCTCATTACTCCACCAG GTTTGAATGTGATGCCGTATTCTGTCGATGGTAAACTGATCCAGTACGGAACGACGGAGGATAGAGCAAGAATTAAGGAAGAAATCCAGAAAAATGTTCTTGATG TTCTCGCCAGAGATCAGTCCACGTTCGAGGATTGTGAAAACCTTCCACCGGTTCTGAAAATAGCTAACCCGCCTGAGCAAAGATTATGCCATTATGATGCGTCCCAACTCGGCCCCTGCGCAACCAACGATAGCTTCGACACCAATCAGCCATGTCTGTACATGGGACTAAATAAG CTTTGGGGATGGATACCTGAGAACTACGAGTCCGGGCCACCGGTTGAATTGACTGAAATCCGCAATAAATTGAAACTGAACGGAACTACAGAGGACCGAATAGCTGTCACGTGTATCAAG TGTGACCGTAACAACAGCACCAACTGCTCTCCCCTTGATGTGTACCCAAGAGACGGTATATCCTTTGGTCATTACCCGTACGTCGTGGGTAccgacacggcgaaacaagcCCGCTACATCCGCCCCATCGTAGCCGCTAAGGTTCCTCTCGACGCAGTCGGCAAGGAATATAGGGTCAGCTGTCGAGCATGGGCGGGCAACCTGAATGAAGTAGTCGGAGGTCTGTTCGACAGTAGAGTCGAACCGGCGCGTTTCAGCATCAGGATAATGGTAACTGAGTAA
- the LOC117298852 gene encoding sodium/potassium-transporting ATPase subunit beta-1-like isoform X1: protein MFRTIKQSHSIIQRRELVTMAEQIEVSPLEEPEAERPDGEQPKKPLEEGAEPATEQPDDEEPPQTHTEGGAEPAEEQRDEEQPQTPTEGGAEPVDVQPDEEQPKKPLEEGVEPAADQPDGEQPQTPIEGDAEPAAEQSGGEQTNNSTKGDTEPVAEPVAEQPDGGPPKKPADGGAEPAAEQPDAGVQPKKPTEGGVAPTAEPAAVRPDGEPPKKPLLTTIREEWHRFHTFVWNSEKKEFIGRTGKSCAQITLFYICFYTCLAGFWAAMFAIFYQTVSLERPKYTSLITPPGLNVMPYSVDGKLIQYGTTEDRARIKEEIQKNVLDVLARDQSTFEDCENLPPVLKIANPPEQRLCHYDASQLGPCATNDSFDTNQPCLYMGLNKLWGWIPENYESGPPVELTEIRNKLKLNGTTEDRIAVTCIKCDRNNSTNCSPLDVYPRDGISFGHYPYVVGTDTAKQARYIRPIVAAKVPLDAVGKEYRVSCRAWAGNLNEVVGGLFDSRVEPARFSIRIMVTE, encoded by the exons ATGTTTAGAACAATCAAGCAGAGTCATTCAATCATTCAAAGAAGAGAATTGGTTACAATGGCCGAGCAAATTGAAGTCTCACCTCTAGAAGAACCAGAAGCAGAACGGCCCGATGGGGAGCAGCCCAAAAAGCCTCTAGAAGAGGGTGCAGAACCGGCAACAGAACAGCCCGATGATGAGGAGCCGCCCCAAACGCATACAGAAGGGGGTGCAGAACCAGCAGAAGAACAGCGCGATGAGGAGCAGCCCCAAACGCCCACAGAAGGAGGTGCAGAACCAGTAGACGTACAACCCGACGAGGAGCAACCCAAAAAGCCTCTAGAAGAGGGTGTAGAACCGGCAGCAGATCAGCCCGATGGGGAGCAGCCCCAAACGCCTATAGAAGGGGATGCAGAACCGGCAGCAGAACAATCCGGTGGGGAGCAGACCAACAATTCTACAAAAGGGGATACAGAACCAGTTGCAGAACCAGTAGCAGAACAACCCGATGGGGGCCCGCCCAAAAAGCCTGCAGATGGGGGTGCAGAGCCAGCAGCAGAACAGCCCGATGCTGGAGTGCAGCCCAAAAAGCCTACAGAAGGGGGTGTAGCACCAACAGCAGAACCGGCTGCAGTACGGCCCGATGGGGAGCCGCCCAAAAAGCCTCTTCTCACAACGATCAGAGAAGAGTGGCACAGATTTCATACATTTGTGTGGAATTCTGAAAAGAAGGAGTTTATTGGACGAACTGGCAAGAGCTGTG cGCAGATTACtttgttttacatttgtttCTACACGTGTTTGGCCGGATTCTGGGCAGCTATGTTCGCCATTTTTTACCAGACAGTTTCCCTGGAAAGACCGAAGTACACATCCCTCATTACTCCACCAG GTTTGAATGTGATGCCGTATTCTGTCGATGGTAAACTGATCCAGTACGGAACGACGGAGGATAGAGCAAGAATTAAGGAAGAAATCCAGAAAAATGTTCTTGATG TTCTCGCCAGAGATCAGTCCACGTTCGAGGATTGTGAAAACCTTCCACCGGTTCTGAAAATAGCTAACCCGCCTGAGCAAAGATTATGCCATTATGATGCGTCCCAACTCGGCCCCTGCGCAACCAACGATAGCTTCGACACCAATCAGCCATGTCTGTACATGGGACTAAATAAG CTTTGGGGATGGATACCTGAGAACTACGAGTCCGGGCCACCGGTTGAATTGACTGAAATCCGCAATAAATTGAAACTGAACGGAACTACAGAGGACCGAATAGCTGTCACGTGTATCAAG TGTGACCGTAACAACAGCACCAACTGCTCTCCCCTTGATGTGTACCCAAGAGACGGTATATCCTTTGGTCATTACCCGTACGTCGTGGGTAccgacacggcgaaacaagcCCGCTACATCCGCCCCATCGTAGCCGCTAAGGTTCCTCTCGACGCAGTCGGCAAGGAATATAGGGTCAGCTGTCGAGCATGGGCGGGCAACCTGAATGAAGTAGTCGGAGGTCTGTTCGACAGTAGAGTCGAACCGGCGCGTTTCAGCATCAGGATAATGGTAACTGAGTAA